The following are from one region of the Streptomyces fradiae genome:
- a CDS encoding sensor histidine kinase — MAARSAAASAAPDDGRGGRGGRGILAPRFARGISTVVFAGYGAVTLLNVQNAVSSRLGQVLCTLVVGALYTLQIAQASPAARRWSGRRRAAILVTQAGLTFGPMVWLGIAWGSMAGPLAGSILLMLPGRWAWTCYGVVTLAILGWSVGSEGISTLETGYYAVSTALTGLVIYGFTRLTDLVREVHDARAEMARMAVTQERLRFARDLHDLLGYSLSAITLKCELIHRLTPVNPERAREEVASVLGVARQALADVRLVASGYRDMSLSAEAESVAEVMAAADVETELDIDCGRLHPLVDTVLATALREGVTNMLRHSKVQSCTVTVRVEGESVRLDLVNDGVVAQDRPDAPDRGSGLGNLRTRLAAIGGEMRAGTEAGNRFRLTAVAPLRPPKGEDAEPRLPRGRLEACLAAAESADAPVPGDAGGSGDTDGGGGAEGGGGTDGAGGADGAGEVSAPGTAGRRGDAGRRAV, encoded by the coding sequence ATGGCCGCCAGGTCCGCCGCCGCGTCCGCCGCACCGGACGACGGCCGGGGCGGGCGGGGCGGCCGGGGCATCCTGGCGCCGCGGTTCGCCCGGGGCATCAGCACCGTGGTCTTCGCGGGGTACGGCGCCGTCACCCTGCTCAACGTGCAGAACGCGGTGTCGAGCCGGCTCGGGCAGGTGCTGTGCACCCTCGTCGTGGGCGCGCTGTACACCCTGCAGATCGCGCAGGCGTCGCCGGCCGCCCGCCGGTGGTCCGGCCGGCGCCGGGCGGCCATCCTCGTCACCCAGGCGGGCCTCACCTTCGGGCCCATGGTGTGGCTGGGCATCGCCTGGGGAAGCATGGCGGGACCGCTGGCCGGATCGATTCTCCTGATGCTTCCCGGCCGCTGGGCCTGGACCTGCTACGGCGTGGTCACCCTCGCCATCCTCGGCTGGTCGGTGGGCAGCGAGGGGATCTCGACCCTGGAGACGGGCTACTACGCCGTCTCCACCGCGCTGACCGGGCTCGTCATCTACGGGTTCACCCGGCTCACCGACCTCGTGCGCGAAGTCCACGACGCCCGCGCCGAGATGGCCCGGATGGCGGTCACCCAGGAACGGCTGCGGTTCGCCCGGGACCTGCACGACCTGCTCGGCTACAGCCTCTCCGCCATCACCCTCAAGTGCGAGCTGATCCACCGGCTCACCCCGGTCAACCCCGAGCGGGCCCGCGAGGAGGTCGCCTCGGTGCTCGGCGTCGCCCGGCAGGCGCTCGCCGACGTGCGGCTCGTGGCCAGCGGCTACCGCGACATGTCGCTCTCGGCGGAGGCCGAGTCGGTGGCCGAGGTGATGGCGGCGGCCGACGTCGAGACCGAACTCGACATCGACTGCGGCCGGCTCCACCCGTTGGTGGACACCGTGCTCGCGACGGCCCTGCGCGAGGGCGTCACCAATATGCTCAGGCACAGCAAGGTGCAGTCGTGCACCGTCACGGTGCGGGTCGAAGGAGAGTCGGTGCGACTGGACCTGGTCAACGACGGCGTCGTCGCGCAGGACCGCCCCGACGCCCCGGACCGCGGCAGCGGTCTGGGCAACCTGCGCACCCGGCTCGCCGCGATCGGCGGCGAGATGCGGGCCGGGACCGAGGCCGGGAACCGCTTCCGCCTGACGGCCGTCGCCCCGCTGCGCCCGCCCAAGGGCGAGGACGCGGAACCGAGGCTCCCGCGCGGCCGTCTGGAGGCGTGCCTGGCCGCCGCGGAGAGCGCGGACGCGCCGGTACCGGGTGATGCGGGCGGCAGCGGAGACACGGATGGTGGTGGAGGTGCGGAGGGTGGTGGAGGAACGGATGGTGCTGGAGGTGCGGATGGTGCTGGAGAGGTGAGCGCACCCGGAACAGCGGGCAGACGCGGAGACGCGGGCAGACGAGCAGTCTGA
- a CDS encoding DNA-binding response regulator: protein MLTIKILLAEDVHMVRGALVALLELEPDLQVVASVPRGDLIVTSALEARPDVAVIDIDLPGVDGLTAAAELHDRLPDCRTLILTSLGRPGTLRRAMAARVSGFLLKDSPPNRLAQAVRSVAAGQRVIDPELALSAWEAPDNPLSPRETQVLRLAARGADAAEIADHLFLTQGTVRNYLTAIVDKLNARNRIDAIRIAEEAGWIP, encoded by the coding sequence ATGCTGACGATCAAGATCCTGCTCGCCGAGGACGTGCACATGGTCCGGGGCGCGCTGGTGGCGCTGCTGGAACTCGAGCCGGACCTCCAGGTCGTCGCGTCGGTCCCCCGGGGGGACCTCATCGTGACGTCCGCCCTGGAGGCCCGCCCGGACGTCGCCGTCATCGACATCGACCTGCCGGGGGTCGACGGGCTCACCGCGGCGGCGGAGCTGCACGACCGGCTGCCGGACTGCCGCACCCTCATCCTCACGAGCCTCGGCAGACCCGGGACCCTGCGGCGGGCGATGGCGGCGCGGGTCTCCGGCTTCCTCCTGAAGGACTCCCCGCCCAACCGGCTCGCCCAGGCGGTGCGCTCGGTCGCCGCCGGGCAGCGGGTGATCGACCCCGAACTCGCCCTCAGCGCCTGGGAGGCGCCCGACAACCCGCTCTCCCCGCGCGAGACCCAGGTGCTGCGGCTCGCGGCGCGCGGCGCCGACGCCGCGGAGATCGCCGACCACCTCTTCCTCACCCAGGGCACCGTACGCAACTACCTCACCGCCATCGTCGACAAGCTCAACGCGCGTAACCGCATCGACGCCATCCGCATCGCGGAGGAGGCGGGCTGGATCCCGTAA
- a CDS encoding acyltransferase domain-containing protein produces MSGKAPGGPDEREFASWLAGRVARYAGREVGDDEDLSAWGIDSVSVLSLCGDIEEQFGPLFDFADLWAHPTVRDLARHLAMRYGMRRNSGLVRAAFVFTGQGAQHPGMTSGMHRELTAYRRHLGAADEAIAPYLGRSVAELVLGGDDRVHQTALTQPALFAVGYALAMTLMEEGVRPVAVLGHGTGELVAAVVAGALSLDDATRLVCARGAFMQYLPSGGGMMATCASPFEAADAAAGEPQVTIGAVNAARATVLSGPVEGLERVRERLAEIGIASTFLQVRHAFQSPLMEPMAPRFEAAARHVPGGRPELPYYSTVYGREYDEPLTTAYWTAQLTTPVRFADAARRMLAREAPSHVVEIGPRAVLTPFLRRMAGARGPVCLTACRGPESDAVHLAGVLSKLDAGPLAER; encoded by the coding sequence ATGAGCGGCAAGGCACCGGGCGGGCCCGACGAGCGGGAGTTCGCGAGCTGGCTCGCCGGGCGGGTGGCGCGGTACGCGGGGCGGGAGGTCGGCGACGACGAGGACCTGTCCGCCTGGGGGATCGACTCGGTGTCCGTGCTCAGCCTGTGCGGGGACATCGAGGAGCAGTTCGGCCCGCTGTTCGACTTCGCGGACCTGTGGGCCCATCCGACCGTGCGCGATCTCGCCCGCCATCTGGCGATGCGGTACGGGATGCGGCGGAACTCGGGTCTGGTGCGGGCGGCGTTCGTGTTCACCGGGCAGGGCGCCCAGCATCCCGGGATGACCTCCGGGATGCACCGCGAACTCACCGCGTACCGGCGCCATCTCGGCGCGGCGGACGAGGCCATCGCCCCGTATCTGGGCCGCTCGGTCGCCGAGCTGGTCCTCGGCGGGGACGACCGGGTGCACCAGACGGCGCTGACCCAGCCGGCGCTCTTCGCGGTCGGCTATGCGCTGGCGATGACGCTGATGGAGGAGGGCGTGCGTCCGGTGGCCGTGCTCGGCCACGGCACCGGTGAGCTCGTGGCGGCGGTGGTGGCCGGGGCGCTGTCGCTCGACGACGCCACGCGCCTGGTGTGCGCCCGCGGCGCCTTCATGCAGTATCTGCCGTCCGGCGGCGGGATGATGGCGACCTGCGCCAGCCCCTTCGAGGCGGCCGACGCGGCGGCGGGCGAACCGCAGGTGACGATCGGTGCGGTCAACGCGGCGCGCGCCACGGTGCTCTCGGGTCCGGTGGAGGGCCTGGAGCGGGTCCGCGAGCGGCTGGCGGAGATCGGCATCGCCAGCACCTTCCTGCAGGTGCGGCACGCCTTCCAGTCGCCGCTGATGGAGCCGATGGCGCCGCGCTTCGAGGCCGCGGCCCGGCATGTGCCGGGCGGGCGGCCGGAACTGCCGTACTACTCCACGGTGTACGGCCGCGAGTACGACGAGCCGCTGACGACGGCGTACTGGACGGCACAGCTCACCACGCCGGTGCGGTTCGCCGACGCGGCCCGCCGGATGCTCGCCCGGGAGGCCCCCAGCCATGTGGTGGAGATCGGGCCCCGGGCGGTGCTCACTCCGTTCCTGCGCCGGATGGCGGGGGCGCGGGGGCCGGTCTGTCTGACGGCGTGTCGCGGCCCGGAGAGCGACGCGGTGCATCTGGCGGGCGTGCTGTCGAAGCTGGACGCGGGGCCGCTGGCGGAGCGCTGA